A single region of the Kwoniella botswanensis chromosome 1, complete sequence genome encodes:
- a CDS encoding phosphoribosylaminoimidazolecarboxamide formyltransferase/IMP cyclohydrolase, whose protein sequence is MSSEAPIALLSVYDKTGLLPFAKGLKELGFRLLGSGGTAKLIRENGMEIEDVSSITKAPEMLGGRVKTLHPAVHGGILSRDIPSDLADLSANSISPITLVVCNLYPFVLQTSKPDCTLAGAIEEIDIGGVTLLRAAAKNHGRVSIISSPSDYQTILDEIKSNGKVSEETRRGLALKAFEDTKSYDEAISDYFRKVYATPGVEDGMKATAGVGYQRLQLRYGANPHQKPAQAFVEKGEMPIKTLSGSPGYINLLDALNSWALVKELAAALNLPAAASFKHVSPAGAAVGLPLDERAAKVFGVDDLKELSPLACAYARARGADRMSSFGDWVALSHTVDVPTAKIISREVSDGVIAPGYEPAALEILSKKKGGKYCVLQMDPNYEPAEIETRQVYGVSLQQRRNDCKIDESLFQNIVTKNKNLPKSAVIDLIVATLALKYTQSNSVCYALNGTVIGLGAGQQSRIHCTRLAGDKADNWWLRHHPRVLDLPFKKGTKRADKANAIDLYVTGQAYESEGGERQQWESLFETTPEPLTKDEKKQHLAQLNGVACSSDAFFPFPDNVHRAKRSGATYLCAPSGSIMDAECIKAADENELLKMYTEFAFALG, encoded by the exons ATGTCATCTGAGGCTCCCATCG CCCTTCTTTCCGTCTACGACAAGACCGGTCTCCTCCCTTTTGCCAAGGGACTCAAGGAGTTGGGATTCAGATTGTTGGGTAGTGGTGGTACTGCCAAATTGATCAGAGAGAACGGTATGGAGATTGA GGATGTGTCAAGTATCACGAAAGCACCTGAGATGTTAGGTGGTCGAGTCAAGACTCTTCATCCTGCTGTTCACGGAG GTATCCTCTCTCGGGATATCCCCTCAGATCTCGCCGACCTATCCGCCAATTCCATCTCCCCCATTACATTGGTAGTGTGCAACCTCTACCCATTCGTCCTGCAAACTTCCAAACCTGACTGTACCCTCGCCGGAGCTATCGAAGAAATTGATATTGGTGGTGTAACGCTTTTAAGAGCGGCAGCCAAGAATCACGGAAGagtatccatcatctcttctccatcagATTACCAAACTATTCTTGACGAAATCAAATCCAATGGAAAGGTATCAGAGGAGACTAGAAGAGGATTAGCATTAAAGGCATTTGAAGATACAAAATCTTACGATGAGGCCATCTCAGATTACTTCAGGAAAGTGTATGCTACACCTGGTGTTGAGGACGGTATGAAGGCTACCGCTGGTGTAGGATATCAGAGATTACAGTTGAGATACGGAGCAAACCCTCACCAGAAACCTGCTCAGGCATTTGTCGAGAAAGGTGAAATGCCAATCAAGA CCCTCTCCGGTTCTCCTGGATACATCAACCTCCTCGATGCCCTCAACTCATGGGCTTTGGTCAAAGAGCTTGCAGCAGCCTTGAACCTCCcagcagcagcttccttCAAACACGTCTCTCCAGCCGGTGCAGCCGTCGGTCTCCCCCTCGACGAACGAGCCGCCAAAGTATTCGGTGTAGATGACTTGAAAGAGCTTTCTCCCTTGGCTTGTGCCTACGCTCGAGctagag GTGCCGATAGAATGTCATCTTTCGGTGATTGGGTTGCTCTTTCCCACACTGTCGATGTTCCCACCGCCAAGATCATCTCCCGAGAAGTATCAGATGGTGTGATTGCCCCAGGTTACGAGCCTGCCGCTTTGGAGATTTtgagcaagaagaagggtggtAAATACTGTGTTTTACAG ATGGACCCCAACTACGAACCTGCCGAAATTGAAACTCGACAAGTCTACGGTGTTTCTCTCCAACAAAGGCGAAATGATtgtaagattgatgagtCCTTGTTCCAGAATATCGTCACCAAGAACAAGAAT CTCCCTAAATCCGCtgtcatcgatctcatcgTCGCTACTCTCGCTTTGAAATACACTCAATCCAACTCTGTATGTTACGCCCTTAACGGTACCGTTATCGGACTTGGTGCGGGCCAACAATCGCGTATCCACTGTACTCGATTAGCAGGTGATAAAGCCGATAACTGGTGGTTGAGACATCACCCTAGGGTATTGGACTTGCCATTCAAGAAGGGAACCAAGAGGGCTGATAAAGCCAATGCTATCGATTTGTACGTTACTGGACAAGCGTACGAGTCTGAAGGTGGAGAGAGACAACAATGGGAATCATTATTTGAAACTACACCCGAACCATTaacgaaagatgagaagaaacaACATTTAGCTCAATTGAATGGTGTAGCATGTTCTTCAGATgctttcttccccttccctgATAATGTTCACCGAGCCAAGAGATCCGGTGCGACTTATCTGTGTGCTCCATCGGGAAGTATAATGGATGCGGAGTGTATCAAGGCGgctgatgagaatgagttg TTAAAAATGTATACTGAATTTGCGTTTGCCCTCGGATAG